The following coding sequences are from one Ornithodoros turicata isolate Travis chromosome 1, ASM3712646v1, whole genome shotgun sequence window:
- the LOC135377772 gene encoding uncharacterized protein LOC135377772, whose product MLSPSFKRASRDLKRFWTDIRSDEVANYFSRTHIHWKFIAERAVWWGGFWERMVRFVKTALCKVLGKNSLTLDQLTTLLIEVEAMVNSRSISFVYSDSNEPESLSASHLLVGKLITRLPDQPTVTSEPGQPLLARILRYREVLLRRIWKRWVHGYLFELRTAHHQRPATSTGLKVNDLVLVKDDKLPRQMWKICRVVKLFPGRDGRVRSCQVQLPGGGTTKRAVQHLFPLEIV is encoded by the coding sequence ATGCTCTCACCTTCATTCAAGCGTGCTTCCAGGGACCTCAAACGATTCTGGACCGACATCCGAAGCGACGAAGTAGCCAACTATTTCTCCAGAACCCATATTCACTGGAAATTCATCGCTGAAAGAGCGGTGTGGTGGGGTGGGTTCTGGGAGAGAATGGTGCGATTCGTTAAAACGGCACTATGCAAGGTCCTTGGAAAGAACAGTCTCACGCTCGACCAGCTAACGACACTGCTGATAGAGGTAGAGGCGATGGTCAACTCGAGATCCATCTCCTTCGTCTACTCGGACTCCAACGAGCCCGAATCATTGTCGGCATCGCACTTGCTGGTCGGCAAACTGATAACCAGACTGCCTGACCAGCCCACAGTCACCTCCGAGCCCGGACAACCACTCCTTGCCAGAATACTACGTTACCGAGAAGTGTTGCTGAGACGAATCTGGAAGCGGTGGGTCCACGGATATCTCTTCGAGCTGCGGACAGCACATCACCAACGCCCTGCTACCTCCACTGGACTGAAGGTCAACGACTTGGTGCTGGTGAAAGATGACAAGCTGCCAAGGCAAATGTGGAAGATCTGCCGCGTGGTGAAGCTGTTCCCAGGCCGAGACGGACGTGTGCGATCGTGCCAGGTGCAACTTCCCGGTGGTGGAACTACTAAACGTGCTGTCCAACACCTTTTCCCGCTAGAAATTGTATAA